One genomic region from Xyrauchen texanus isolate HMW12.3.18 chromosome 4, RBS_HiC_50CHRs, whole genome shotgun sequence encodes:
- the LOC127640584 gene encoding prostaglandin E2 receptor EP4 subtype-like, translating to MTNEQNSRDPTIPVIMFIFGVVGNVIAIVVLRKSRKEQKETTFYTLVCGLAVTDLLGTLLASPVTIATYVNGVWPGGEPLCQYSGFILLFFSLAGLSIICAMSIERYLAINHAYFYSHYVDQRVAGLTLMAIYVSNALFCSLPTMGLGSVVHQYPGTWCFIDWRTNDSTNATFSYMYAGVSSVLILATVICNVLVCAALLMMHKRFVRRTSLGMDQGRIAEIRRRRSFAHLAGAEIHMVIVLIATSIVVLICSIPLVVQVFVNQLYRYPVEMVKEQNPDLKAIRIASINPILDPWIYILLRKTVVLKLLEKIKCLFCRIGGRSHGRSTTDFHCGCGVRNLSVVSRDLPSMVLPKLPEVISTSQMYIHPLEEGQEKGSSTHSMQSGTCSASTKQALLCDSKGLDLSSGHSSNNRAEGRESRTDFLKTHLLTHSSTNEIQFSKHQPLQVTFKDEALTLQERHI from the exons ATGACCAACGAGCAGAACAGTCGGGACCCGACCATTCCGGTCATTATGTTTATATTCGGTGTTGTTGGCAACGTGATTGCTATTGTAGTGCTTCGAAAGTCACGGAAAGAGCAAAAGGAGACCACTTTTTACACTCTTGTGTGTGGACTTGCTGTAACCGACCTGTTGGGCACGCTGCTGGCGAGTCCTGTGACCATTGCCACCTACGTGAATGGTGTGTGGCCCGGTGGGGAACCGCTATGTCAGTATTCCGGATTCATTTTGCTCTTCTTCTCCTTGGCTGGACTTAGTATTATTTGTGCCATGTCCATTGAGAGATACCTCGCCATCAATCACGCGTATTTCTACAGCCACTACGTGGACCAGAGGGTGGCAGGTTTGACGCTCATGGCCATCTATGTGTCCAATGCGCTCTTCTGTTCTCTTCCCACTATGGGACTGGGGAGTGTTGTGCATCAGTATCCAGGAACGTGGTGTTTCATCGACTGGCGGACCAACGACAGCACGAACGCCACTTTCTCCTACATGTATGCAGGCGTGAGCTCCGTTCTCATCCTCGCCACCGTTATCTGTAACGTGCTGGTGTGCGCGGCGCTGTTAATGATGCACAAGCGCTTCGTGCGCAGGACCTCGCTTGGCATGGATCAGGGGCGCATCGCAGAGATCAGGCGCAGGCGGAGTTTCGCCCATCTGGCTGGCGCAGAGATACATATGGTCATCGTCCTCATAGCAACCTCTATAGTCGTACTCATATGTTCCATTCCATTAGTG GTGCAGGTGTTTGTAAACCAGCTTTACCGTTACCCTGTGGAGATGGTAAAGGAGCAGAATCCAGACCTTAAAGCTATCCGAATTGCCTCTATAAATCCCATTCTTGACCCCTGGATCTACATCTTGCTTAGGAAGACAGTTGTGCTGAAGCTTCTAGAAAAGATAAAGTGCCTCTTCTGCCGTATTGGTGGGCGAAGTCATGGGAGGAGCACTACAGATTTTCACTGTGGTTGTGGTGTCCGCAATTTGTCAGTTGTGTCTAGGGATTTGCCGTCGATGGTGCTGCCTAAGCTGCCAGAAGTTATCAGCACATCACAGATGTACATTCACCCTCTGGAGGAGGGGCAGGAGAAAGGGTCCTCCACTCATTCCATGCAAAGTGGGACTTGTTCAGCTTCCACCAAACAAGCACTTCTGTGTGACTCTAAGGGCTTGGACCTCAGTAGTGGACACAGCTCCAATAACAGGGCAGAAGGGAGGGAAAGTAGAACAGACTTTCTGAAAACGCACTTGCTCACACACTCCAGCACAAATGAGATACAGTTTTCCAAGCACCAGCCCTTACAAGTAACATTTAAAGATGAGGCTCTTACCTTACAAGAAAGGCACATATGA